A genomic stretch from Streptomyces sp. QL37 includes:
- a CDS encoding tetratricopeptide repeat protein gives MRAKLTYVVTAAVLVFYFVLAGSRGVLLIEHGTLLTVTFGVAVLILPVIGIWFLWKNTQFVRRANALAAELDAEGGLPVDELVRTPSGRIDRDSADAVFARRREETEDSPDDWRCWFRLAVAYQDARDTPRARKAMQRAIALHTNKPVRA, from the coding sequence ATGCGCGCAAAGCTCACCTACGTCGTCACCGCCGCCGTCCTGGTCTTCTACTTCGTCCTGGCCGGCAGCCGCGGCGTCCTGCTCATCGAGCACGGCACGCTGCTCACGGTCACCTTCGGCGTCGCGGTGCTGATCCTGCCGGTGATCGGCATCTGGTTCCTCTGGAAGAACACCCAGTTCGTACGCAGGGCCAACGCCCTGGCCGCCGAACTGGACGCGGAGGGCGGCCTCCCCGTCGACGAGCTGGTGCGCACACCCTCCGGGCGCATCGACCGCGACTCAGCCGACGCCGTCTTCGCGCGGCGCCGGGAGGAGACCGAGGACAGCCCGGACGACTGGCGCTGCTGGTTCCGGCTGGCGGTCGCCTATCAGGACGCGAGGGACACCCCACGCGCCCGTAAGGCGATGCAGCGCGCCATCGCCCTGCACACGAACAAGCCGGTACGCGCCTGA
- the thyX gene encoding FAD-dependent thymidylate synthase translates to MTDTPEPTKAHFRSDVTVDLVKSAAGDSDVLFAARVSTAGEQSLEEVAKDPERSKGLINYLMRDRHGSPFEHNSMTFFISAPIFVFREFMRHRVGWSYNEESGRYRELEPVFYVPGESRKLIQQGRPGKYEFVEGTPEQHELTSRAMEASYRQAYDAYQEMLAAGVAREVARAVLPVGLFSTMYATCNARSLMHFLGLRTQHELAKVPSFPQREIEMVGEQMEQHWQKLMPLTHAAFNKNGRVAP, encoded by the coding sequence GTGACCGACACCCCCGAGCCCACGAAGGCCCACTTTCGCAGCGATGTCACCGTTGACCTGGTGAAATCAGCTGCCGGCGACTCCGACGTGCTGTTCGCAGCCCGCGTGTCGACGGCAGGGGAGCAGTCCCTGGAAGAGGTCGCCAAGGACCCCGAGCGCTCCAAGGGGCTCATCAACTATCTGATGCGGGACCGGCACGGCAGCCCGTTCGAGCACAACTCGATGACCTTCTTCATCAGTGCTCCGATCTTCGTGTTCCGTGAGTTCATGCGGCACCGCGTGGGCTGGTCGTACAACGAGGAATCGGGCCGTTACAGGGAGCTCGAGCCGGTCTTCTACGTCCCGGGTGAGTCCCGCAAGCTCATCCAGCAGGGCCGCCCCGGCAAGTACGAATTCGTCGAGGGAACCCCGGAGCAGCACGAGCTCACCAGCCGCGCCATGGAGGCGTCGTACCGCCAGGCGTACGACGCGTACCAGGAGATGCTCGCCGCCGGGGTCGCCCGCGAGGTCGCCCGAGCGGTGCTCCCCGTGGGCCTTTTCTCCACGATGTACGCCACCTGCAACGCGCGGTCCCTCATGCACTTCCTCGGCCTGCGCACGCAGCACGAGCTGGCCAAGGTGCCGTCCTTCCCGCAGCGCGAGATCGAGATGGTCGGCGAGCAGATGGAACAGCACTGGCAGAAGCTGATGCCGCTCACTCATGCCGCCTTCAACAAAAACGGACGGGTAGCCCCGTAG
- the dapA gene encoding 4-hydroxy-tetrahydrodipicolinate synthase yields MAPISTPQTPFGRVLTAMVTPFTADGALDLDGAQRLAAHLVDAGNDGLVVNGTTGESPTTSDAEKDQLVRAVLEAVGDRAHVVAGVGTNDTRHSIELARTAERTGAHGLLAVTPYYNKPPQEGLLRHFGAIADSTDLPVMLYDIPGRSGVPIDTETLVRLAEHPRIVANKDAKGDLGRSSWAIAQSGLAWYSGDDMLNLPLLSVGAVGFVSVVGHVATPELRALIEAHLGGDVQKATEIHQKLLPVFTGMFRTQGVITTKAALTLQGLPAGPLRLPLVELTAQETAQLKIDLAAGGVQL; encoded by the coding sequence ATGGCTCCGATCTCCACTCCGCAGACCCCCTTCGGGAGGGTCCTCACCGCTATGGTCACGCCGTTCACGGCGGACGGCGCACTCGACCTCGACGGCGCCCAGCGGCTCGCCGCCCATCTGGTGGACGCAGGCAATGACGGCCTGGTCGTCAACGGCACCACGGGCGAGTCCCCGACCACCAGCGACGCGGAGAAAGACCAGCTCGTAAGGGCTGTGCTGGAAGCTGTAGGAGACCGGGCCCACGTCGTCGCCGGCGTCGGCACCAACGACACCCGGCACAGCATCGAGCTTGCCCGCACCGCCGAGCGCACCGGCGCCCACGGCCTCCTCGCGGTCACGCCGTACTACAACAAGCCGCCGCAGGAGGGCCTCCTCCGCCACTTCGGCGCCATCGCGGACTCCACGGACCTCCCGGTCATGCTGTACGACATTCCGGGCCGCAGTGGTGTGCCGATCGACACAGAGACGCTCGTACGCCTCGCCGAACACCCCAGGATCGTCGCCAACAAGGACGCCAAGGGAGATCTCGGCCGTTCCAGCTGGGCCATCGCCCAGTCCGGCCTCGCCTGGTACTCCGGCGACGACATGCTCAACCTCCCGCTCCTCTCGGTCGGTGCCGTCGGTTTCGTCTCCGTCGTCGGCCATGTCGCCACCCCGGAGCTGCGCGCGCTCATCGAGGCCCACCTCGGCGGTGACGTACAGAAGGCCACCGAGATCCACCAGAAGCTGCTCCCGGTCTTCACCGGGATGTTCCGCACCCAGGGCGTGATCACCACCAAGGCCGCGCTCACCCTGCAGGGCCTGCCCGCCGGTCCGCTGCGCCTCCCTCTGGTGGAACTCACCGCGCAGGAGACGGCCCAGCTCAAGATCGATCTGGCTGCCGGTGGGGTACAGCTCTAA